From Oryza sativa Japonica Group chromosome 4, ASM3414082v1, one genomic window encodes:
- the LOC4337122 gene encoding receptor-like serine/threonine-protein kinase SD1-8, whose amino-acid sequence MAKATTGICLVDVILFSFFLVAPRAFAAAAAVTDTLRGGRNITDGETLVSADGTFTLGFFSPGVSAKRYLGIWFTVSPDAVCWVANRDSPLNVTSGVLAISDAGILVLLDGSGGGHVAWSSNSPYAASVEARLSNSGNLVVRDASGSTTTLWQSFDHPSNTLLPGMKMGKNLWTGAEWDLTSWRSPDDPSPGAYRRVLDTSGIPDVVLWQDGVERYRSGPWNGRWFSGNPEAATYTTNLITFQVTVSPGEISYGYVSKPGAPLTRSVVLDTGVVKRLVWEATSRTWQTYFQGPRDVCDAYAKCGAFGLCDANAPSTSFCGCLRGFSPTSPAAWAMKDASGGCRRNVPLRCGNTTTTDGFALVQGVKLPDTHNASVDTGITVEECRARCVANCSCLAYAAADIRGGGGGSGCVIWTGGIVDLRYVDQGQGLFLRLAESELDEGRSRKFMLWKTVIAAPISATIIMLVLLLAIWCRRKHKISEGIPHNPATTVPSVDLQKVKAATGNFSQSHVIGQGGFGIVYKGQLPDGRMIAVKRLHQSTLTKKGKKDFTREVEVMARLRHGNLLRLLAYCSEGSERVLIYDYMSNRSLDLYIFGDSGLRLMLNWRKRLGIIHGIANGIAYLHEGSGECVIHRDLKPPNVLLDDSFRPKIADFGTAKLFTADQPEPSNLTVVVSPGYASPEYAWRGEMTLKCDVYSFGVVLLETLSGQRNGPMYSLLPHAWELWEQGRVMSLLDAMIGLPLSVSGPDHTEMEDELARCVQIGLLCVQDAPEERPAMSAVVAMLTSKSSRVDRPKRPGVHGGRSRPPLRESELLGATDIDDDLT is encoded by the exons ATGGCGAAGGCAACGACTGGCATCTGCCTCGTTGACGTCATCCTCTTCTCGTTCTTCCTCGTTGCTCCCAgagccttcgccgccgccgcggccgttaCCGACACGCTCCGCGGCGGCCGGAACATCACCGACGGCGAGACGCTCGTGTCGGCCGACGGCACGTTCACTCTGGGGTTCTTCTCCCCCGGGGTGTCAGCCAAGAGATACCTCGGTATATGGTTCACGGTCTCCCCTGATGCCGTTTGCTGGGTGGCCAACCGAGACAGCCCTCTCAACGTCACCTCCGGCGTGCTGGCGATCAGCGACGCCGGGATCCTCGTCCTGCTcgacggctccggcggcggccatgtcgCGTGGTCGTCGAACTCGCCCTACGCCGCCTCGGTGGAGGCGCGGCTGTCTAACTCCGGCAACCTGGTCGTCCGTGACGCAAGCGGCAGCACCACCACGTTGTGGCAGTCGTTCGATCAcccgtcgaacaccttgttGCCGGGCATGAAGATGGGCAAGAACCTGTGGACCGGGGCCGAGTGGGACCTCACGTCGTGGCGCTCGCCGGACGACCCGTCGCCGGGGGCCTACCGCCGCGTGCTGGACACCAGCGGCATACCGGACGTTGTCCTGTGGCAAGACGGCGTCGAGAGGTACAGGTCGGGGCCATGGAACGGCCGGTGGTTCAGCGGCAACCCGGAGGCGGCGACGTACACGACGAACCTGATCACGTTCCAGGTGACCGTCAGCCCGGGGGAGATAAGCTACGGCTACGTCTCCAAGCCTGGGGCGCCATTGACGCGCTCCGTCGTGCTCGACACCGGCGTGGTGAAGCGGCTGGTGTGGGAGGCGACGAGCCGGACATGGCAGACGTACTTCCAGGGGCCGAGGGACGTGTGCGACGCCTACGCCAAGTGCGGGGCGTTCGGCCTGTGCGACGCCAACGCGCCGTCGACGTCGTTCTGCGGCTGCCTCAGGGGGTTCAGCCCGACGTCTCCGGCGGCGTGGGCGATGAAGGACGCCTCCGGCGGATGCCGGCGAAACGTGCCGCTGCGCTGCGGCaacacgacgacgacggatgGGTTCGCGTTGGTGCAGGGAGTGAAGCTCCCCGACACGCACAACGCGTCGGTGGACACGGGCATCACGGTGGAGGAGTGCAGGGCGAGGTGCGTGGCCAATTGCTCGTGCTTGGCCTACGCCGCGGCGGATatccgaggaggcggcggtggtagcGGCTGCGTCATTTGGACCGGCGGCATCGTTGATCTTCGGTATGTCGACCAAGGGCAGGGTCTGTTCCTGAGGTTGGCAGAGTCTGAATTAG ATGAGGGTAGGAGCCGGAAGTTTATGCTCTGGAAAACTGTTATTGCTGCACCAATATCTGCCACGATTATTATGCTCGTACTGCTACTTGCTATTTGGTGCAGAAGGAAACACAAAATCTCAG AAGGTATACCTCATAATCCTGCTACAACAGTTCCTTCAGTTGATCTGCAGAAAGTGAAGGCGGCCACTGGAAATTTCTCACAGAGCCATGTGATTGGCCAAGGAGGATTTGGCATAGTTTACAAG GGCCAGTTACCTGATGGGAGAATGATTGCTGTAAAACGGCTACACCAATCAACCCTCACCAAGAAAGGCAAGAAGGATTTCACAAGAGAAGTGGAGGTGATGGCTAGGCTCAGACACGGCAACCTTCTTCGTCTCCTTGCCTACTGCAGCGAAGGCAGCGAGCGTGTGCTGATATACGACTACATGTCAAACAGGAGTTTGGATCTCTACATATTTG GCGATTCTGGCCTCCGACTCATGCTCAACTGGAGAAAAAGATTGGGCATCATTCATGGGATCGCCAATGGTATTGCGTACCTGCACGAGGGATCAGGCGAGTGCGTCATCCACAGGGATCTGAAGCCTCCGAACGTACTGTTGGACGACAGTTTCAGACCCAAGATTGCAGATTTTGGCACCGCCAAGCTATTCACAGCAGACCAGCCAGAGCCTTCCAATCTCACCGTTGTGGTTTCACC GGGATACGCATCTCCGGAGTACGCATGGCGAGGGGAGATGACACTAAAGTGCGATGTCTACAGCTTTGGAGTCGTTCTTCTCGAAACCCTTAGCGGACAGAGGAATGGTCCCATGTACAGTCTCCTTCCACAT GCATGGGAGCTGTGGGAGCAGGGCAGGGTGATGTCCCTCCTTGACGCGATGATCGGTCTCCCTCTCTCAGTCTCAGGGCCTGATCACACCGAGATGGAAGATGAACTGGCGAGGTGCGTGCAGATCGGGCTCCTGTGCGTGCAGGATGCGCCGGAGGAAAGGCCGGCCATGTCGGCGGTCGTCGCGATGCTGACCAGCAAGAGCTCACGGGTGGATCGTCCCAAGAGGCCAGGGGTTCACGGCGGCAGAAGCAGGCCACCGTTGCGCGAGTCGGAGCTGCTGGGCGCCACCGACATTGACGACGATCTCACGTAG